A portion of the Sus scrofa isolate TJ Tabasco breed Duroc chromosome 5, Sscrofa11.1, whole genome shotgun sequence genome contains these proteins:
- the LOC106507543 gene encoding collagen alpha-1(I) chain, protein MAAKGAWLLSSKPRKGKIMPAEARIEPSADLKTPSEPLALPSAPGTAAPHRVRALPALRVLQKTAPAGGQRRPRSPPAERQRGRSRGFRGVTLPGRGERLPGTAALKVTRRRGPWAGTPGRTPRHGSRRETRSPLRSLWAGAVLPPAKGPPARPANFAPESAQSAEHPLVRTPAATPRPPRGGRHSPRPAAGTIFRGGKEGEAARGSGEGDGEDGGQRREPGLGRCAGGSQDSGRHAEVRLHLEDEAAVEPQARRPPAGAPYSRCTARRRRRRRRRRRPARPPPRARQQPSGRPRPRRTRLLGSAEPHTGRAALSTGSSAGLTPPSATAAAGRVQPPLGARQSALHEAGPAAPGEWTAEHEGAARSFRQGPRLHRVARKIAGGAGEGELSPVPVRRSLLSTPSRLQLHAGGTAAATAAAAAAAKASAAAAAAAAALARRGHVTRPAGSLGAGRRARGRKRGSNGDWEPGDAERAFKGRTRRARSRQASAYAATRACRAVAKGCEGRGTRASARPSRSSFARRLGRPLPPPPPVRLFPPAAAGDWLRGSDVRVSMTYRGRGAEGEEGVDRARRAVTSSGTAAVSARVAASPAAPDAESDDCRRRTPAPSPGAEPEPPPASAPSSPGARRAGASSPGVHRLRLTPASADP, encoded by the exons ATGGCAGCCAAAGGTGCCTGGCTGCTGAGCTCTAAACCCAGGAAAGGTAAAATTATGCCTGCCGAGGCGAGGATCGAGCCCTCCGCAGATTTAAAGACCCCCTCTGAACCTCTTGCCCTCCCCTCCGCGCCAGGCACCGCTGCACCGCACAGGGTTCGAGCCCTCCCTGCGCTGCGAGTCCTGCAGAAAACTG CCCCCGCCGGGGGCCAACGCCGGCCCCGCTCTCCGCCCGCGGAGCGCCAGCGGGGCCGAAGTCGGGGATTTAGAGGGGTGACCCTCCCCGGGCGCGGGGAAAGACTGCCGGGCACCGCTGCCCTCAAGGTCACCAGGCGCCGAG GGCCCTGGGCGGGGACTCCCGGCCGGACCCCGCGCCACGGCTCACGCCGAGAAACCCGCTCACCTTTACGATCTCTCTGGGCGGGCGCGGTGCTCCCACCTGCGAAGGGGCCCCCCGCACGCCCCGCCAACTTCGCTCCAGAATCCGCGCAGTCCGCGGAACACCCACTTGTCAGGACCCCCGCCGCGACGCCCCGACCTCCGC GCGGCGGCCGCCACTCACCTCGCCCGGCAGCAGGAACCATTTTCCgagggggaaaggaaggggaggcTGCGAGAGGGTCGGGGGAAGGGGACGGTGAGGACGGCGGCCAACGCAGAGAACCGGGACTCGGCCGGTGCGCAGGCGGCTCGCAGGACTCCGGGCGCCACGCGGAGGTTCGGCTGCACCTCGAGGATGAAGCGGCCGTGGAGCCACAAGCTCGGCGTCCACCAGCCGGGGCTCCCTACTCACGCTGCACTgcgaggaggcggcggcggcggcggaggaggcggcgcccggcccggcccccgcccAGAGCCCGGCAGCAGCCGAGTGGCCGCCCGCGTCCCCGCAGGACCCGCCTCCTGGGCTCCGCAGAGCCGCACACAGGGCGCGCCGCGCTCAGCACGGGCAGTTCTGCCGGCCTCACGCCGCCGTCCGCAACGGCGGCCGCGGGCAGGGTGCAGCCCCCTCTGGGAGCCCGGCAGTCCGCCCTGCACGAGGCGGGGCCCGCGGCCCCCGGGGAGTGGACGGCCGAGCACGAGGGGGCTGCGAGAAGCTTCAGGCAGGGGCCCCGTCTGCACCGGGTGGCGCGAAAGATTGCCGGGGGCGCAGGGGAAGGAGAACTCTCACCCGTTCCGGTCCGGcgctcccttctctccacaccctctcgcCTCCAGCTCCACGCTGGCGGcacagctgctgccactgccgccgccgccgccgccgccaaagctagcgccgccgccgccgccgccgccgcagccctGGCTAGGCGCGGTCACGTGACGCGGCCCGCGGGGAGCCTGGGGGCGGGCAGACGCGCGCGCGGGAGGAAGCGCGGCTCGAACGGGGACTGGGAACCCGGCGACGCGGAGAGGGCGTTTAAGGGGAGGACCCGGCGAGCTCGCTCCCGGCAGGCGAGCGCGTACGCGGCAACTAGAGCTTGCCGCGCGGTGGCGAAAGGGTGTGAGGGGCGGGGGACTCGCGCCTCCGCGCGCCCCTCCCGCTCTTCCTTCGCCCGGCGCCTCGGCCGGCCgcttcccccgccccctcctgttCGCCTCTTTCCTCCAGCCGCTGCCGGCGATTGGCTGAGAGGCTCTGACGTCCGTGTTTCCATGACGTATCGGGGCaggggggcggagggggaggagggggtggatcGGGCGCGCCGGGCAGTGACTTCGTCAGGCACAGCTGCAGTTTCAGCGCGGGTCGCGGCGTCGCCCGCGGCTCCCGACGCCGAGAGCGATGACTGCCGCAGGCGGACTCCGGCGCCTTCACCTGGAGCCGAGCCCGAGCCACCCCCAGCCAGCGCCCCTTCGAGCCCAGGAGCCAGGCGGGCTGGGGCCAGCTCTCCGGGCGTGCATAGGTTAAGGCTTACGCCCGCGTCCGCTGACCCTTGA